The sequence below is a genomic window from Oscillospiraceae bacterium.
CCGCCAAGGAGAAGGGGCTGGTGCGCTCCGAGGGCAAGGAATACGTGATGCAGGACGGGGACGTGGTGCTCTTCCGCTTCAACGTGTAAAGCGCATAAAAAAGCGGGGCCGGAAACATCCGGCCCCGCTTTTTTCCGCCTTGATTGTCAAATGAATCGATTGTTAAATGATTGACAATCTGCCCCGGCGGTGCTATACTCTCTCTTGGTTAAAACTTTAACAATGTGATCCCTTCACCCTTTGCGCGGGACAGCGGCTTTTTACCGCCGCCCCGCGCTTTTTCCCGCAACATATCCCGCGCGGACGCTGCATATACATTTGAGCAGTGAGAAACAATTGCGGGGAGTGTTGCTGTTTGAAAGGGAACATCGAGGAGCGCGCCTGCCAACTGGCGCTTTACATCATAGAGAATAAGGCGACGGTGCGCGCGGCGGCCCAGAAATTCGGCATCAGCAAATCCACGGTCCACAAGGACCTCTCCGAGCGCCTGCCCGCGTTCAACAAGCCCCTCTACCAGCAGGTAAAAGGGGTGCTGGACGAGAACAAGGCCGAGCGCCATATCCGGGGCGGAATCGCCACCCGCAAGAAGTACAGGGGCACCTGAGGCAGACAGATAAAAGCGCCCGCCCGGTTAAAAAAACCGGGCGGGCGCTTGCGCGCGTCTTATAGCAGCACAAATTTGACCACGAACACCAGCGCCATGCACACGATGGCGGCGGTGGCGGCAAAGTCCAGCGCCAGGCCGCGGCGCGCCCGCCGGGCGGTACGCCCGCCGGGGGCGGGGCAGGGGGGCGTCTGCTCCGGCGCCTCGTCCGGCGCCTCGGGGCGGCGGTAGTCCTCCAGGTTGAGCACCTTGCCCCCCTGGGGGCGGCGGGGAGCGCGGGGCAGGCAGGTGTAATAAACCGCGGCTGTGCCGCCGCTGGCCTGTTCGGCCCCGGCCTGGCCCCAGACGGTGAGGCGTTTTGCGTCGATATTCACAAACCTTGTCTCCATGGCGAGCCCTCCCAGTTCTTTTGTCTGCCTGTATCTTACCGCAGCCGGCGTCCGATAGAACGGACTTTTCCCGGGCGATTTACTATATAGACGTCGGATGGGGTCCTTTTGTTTCCCGCACTGCTATTTTAGAACTTCCGTTCGAGTTAAGTATACAACGTATGTTCTAGTTTTGCAAGCCCTTTTCCAAAATATTTTCCACAGAAGGAACCCTTTTTGTGGACGGATCGTCTATAATGGAAGCAAAGCAGAATAAAGGAGGACATGCCATGAAAACGAGACGGTTCCTGTCCCTCGCACTCTCCCTGGCGCTGGCCTGCTCCCTCTCCCTGCCCGCCGCCGCGGCGGAGGAGACCGCGGATCAGGCCCTCTCCCGCGTCACGGCCCAGGTCAAGCAGACCCTGTCCATCGGCGGTGAATATGACGAATTCTACGGCAGCTCCTATCAAAACGTCCTGTCCACGGTGTGGTCCCTGAACTGGAGCGCCAAGGACGGCTCCAGCCTCTACGTGGAGGCGGAGGACGACGGCACCGTGCTCTTCTGCCACCGCGGCGATCCCGACTACGCGGGCGGCGGGTACGATCCCGCCTTCCCGTCCCTGGACCGCGCGCAGGCCCAGGCGCTGGTCCAGGCTTTTCTGGACAAGGTGCTCCGGGCGGGGCTGGAGTCCGCCCGCTTTGACGAGGGCGGCAGCTCCGGCAGCCAGCGCAGCTCCTACCGCTTTACCGGGACCATTCTCCTGAACGGGATCCCCTCGCCCCTGCGCTTCTCGGCCGGCGTGCGCGCCTCCGACGGGGCGGTCACCGATTTCAGCCGGGACAGCACCGGGCAAACTTACCTGGGCGGCGTGCCCGCCGCCGACGCGGCCGTCTCCCGGGACGAGGCCCTCTCCCTGCTCAAGTCCACCCTTTCCCTGCGGCTGGAGTACGTGCGCCCCGAGGGGGAGGACACCGCCGTGCTGCGCTACCTGCCCGAGGCGGGGGATTCCTACTACGTGGACGGGGGGAGCGGGGAACTGGTCAACCTGTCCGAGCTCTACCGGGCGCTGGAGAAGGACGGCAGCTTCTACAATACCGCGGCGGGCGGCGGCGCCGCCCCCACCCCGGCGCCCACAGAGGCGGCGGCCGACGCCGGGGCCGCCCTCACCGCCGCCGAGCAGGCGGGGATCGAGAAGCTGGAGGGCGTGCTCTCCCGTGAGGCCCTGGACGCCAAGGTGCGCGCATACGCCGCCCTGGGGCTGGAGGGGTACGCCCTGACCAACACCTCCTACGCGGTGGACCGGGAGACCGGGGCGGTGACCGCCTCCCTGCGCTACGTCCGCCAGGCGGAGGAGGGCTCCTGGCGGCGCACAGCCACCGTGGACGCCAAGAGCGGGGCGCTGCTCGCCCTCTCCGGCTCCATGCCCTACGACGAGAACCGCGCGGCCGCCCTCACCGCCGGACAGGCCCAGTCCAAGGCGGAGGCCTTCCTCAAGGCCCTGTGGGGCGCGCAGTTTGCCAAGACCGGCCTGTACGACCAGGTGGCGGACGTGAGCCGCGGGCGGTACACCTTCACCTTCGCCCAGAAGGCCAACGGCTACTTCTTCCCGGAAAATATTATCACCGTGGGCGTGGACGTGCTGGACGGCTCCATCTGCGCCTTGCGCCGCAGCTTTGACGACGGGGTGAAGTTCGACGCCGCCAGCGGCCTGGTGGGGGAGGACGCGGCCCTGGACGCCTGGCTGGCCTCCTTCCCGGCGGAGCTGGCCTACATGTCGGTGCCCCAGGCCCTGGACCCCGACTCCGGCGAGGCCAAACCCCTGCTGGACATGGGCCTGAGCTACTTCTACGCCCTCAAGCCCGGCTACGCGCTGGGGGAGAACGGCTGCTCCGGCGTGGACGCCAAAACCGGGGCGTGCGTGGCGCAGGCCTCCTATCGCGAGGCCGCCTACGCCTACGACGATATGGAGGGCCACTGGGCCCAAAAGCAGGTGGAGGCCCTGGCGGACTACGGCGCGGGCTTCCCCGGCGGCTCCTTCCGGCCCAACGAGGCCCTGACCCAGGCGGATATGCTCACGCTGCTGCTCAGCGCCCAGGGCTACACGGGCCAGGACGCGGACGCCCTGTACCAGGAGGCCTACTATCTGGGCTTCCTCACCCCGGACCGGCGGCAGGACGGCAAGCAGCTCACCCGGGCGGAGGCGGTGGCCCTGCTGCTGGACGCCCTGGGCTACGGCAAGGCCGCCCGGCTGGAGGGGATCTACACCTGCGGCTTTGCCGACGCGGCCAGCATCCCGGCGCAATACCGGGGCTACGCGGCCATCGCCCAGGCCCTGGGCGTGGTCACCGGCGACAGCGCGGGCAACTTCAACGCCAACCGCACCGCCACCCGGCTGGAGGGCGCCCTCATGCTCTACAACTATATGAGCCGCTGACCGCGGCGGAAAAACGGACTGCCGGCTGAATGGCCGGCAGTCCGTTTCCATTTTAGCACCGTTTATGTAACTTAGGCGGATAAGACGCACCGTGTCATTGCGAGGAGGCCCCGCGGGGCCGACGCGGCAATCCGCTCCTTTTTTCGGAGGCCGGGCCTCCGGCGGCGGGATTCTTTGCTTGCAAAGAACCCCGGGAAGAAACAACCAGGGCTTCGGCCCTGGACCCAAGGGCCCGGCGGCGGTGCGGTTCAGGTAACCTGCAAAATTTGATAGCGCTCAGGGCTCGGTTCGGCCTGGCACTTGAGGTGAATAGGGCTGCCGCCCCTGCGGCACATGACCCGCCCAGACTTGATAATAGTTGCTATTCAAGAAGTGCCTGAAAAGCCGCATGTACTGCCATGCCCCGTTTATCGCTTGGCACTCGTAGGGGCGATTCACGAATCGCCCGCCCGCCGGAGGCCGGGCCTCTACTTAATCTCCTCAAAGTTATGATCCAGCCTCCTGCGCTCCCCGGCGAAGGAGTAGTAGTCCGGCTTGCTGTCGTAAAACAAT
It includes:
- the spoIIID gene encoding sporulation transcriptional regulator SpoIIID, producing the protein MKGNIEERACQLALYIIENKATVRAAAQKFGISKSTVHKDLSERLPAFNKPLYQQVKGVLDENKAERHIRGGIATRKKYRGT
- a CDS encoding peptidase M4 yields the protein MKTRRFLSLALSLALACSLSLPAAAAEETADQALSRVTAQVKQTLSIGGEYDEFYGSSYQNVLSTVWSLNWSAKDGSSLYVEAEDDGTVLFCHRGDPDYAGGGYDPAFPSLDRAQAQALVQAFLDKVLRAGLESARFDEGGSSGSQRSSYRFTGTILLNGIPSPLRFSAGVRASDGAVTDFSRDSTGQTYLGGVPAADAAVSRDEALSLLKSTLSLRLEYVRPEGEDTAVLRYLPEAGDSYYVDGGSGELVNLSELYRALEKDGSFYNTAAGGGAAPTPAPTEAAADAGAALTAAEQAGIEKLEGVLSREALDAKVRAYAALGLEGYALTNTSYAVDRETGAVTASLRYVRQAEEGSWRRTATVDAKSGALLALSGSMPYDENRAAALTAGQAQSKAEAFLKALWGAQFAKTGLYDQVADVSRGRYTFTFAQKANGYFFPENIITVGVDVLDGSICALRRSFDDGVKFDAASGLVGEDAALDAWLASFPAELAYMSVPQALDPDSGEAKPLLDMGLSYFYALKPGYALGENGCSGVDAKTGACVAQASYREAAYAYDDMEGHWAQKQVEALADYGAGFPGGSFRPNEALTQADMLTLLLSAQGYTGQDADALYQEAYYLGFLTPDRRQDGKQLTRAEAVALLLDALGYGKAARLEGIYTCGFADAASIPAQYRGYAAIAQALGVVTGDSAGNFNANRTATRLEGALMLYNYMSR